The following are encoded together in the Acidobacteriota bacterium genome:
- a CDS encoding DoxX family protein, producing MKHLPTIARILLGLLFVFGGVTGLFELVEQPEVGEEAAAFMGAIMDTGYLWPVIKVTEIVCGVLLILGMFVPLALVVLAPVALNILLFHVFLEPSGLVFGLVLLVLGLYTAHQHRESFSGVLKRRA from the coding sequence ATGAAGCATCTTCCGACGATTGCGCGCATTCTGCTGGGGCTGCTGTTCGTGTTCGGCGGCGTGACGGGCCTGTTCGAACTGGTGGAGCAGCCCGAGGTCGGGGAGGAGGCGGCGGCCTTCATGGGCGCGATCATGGACACGGGCTACCTGTGGCCGGTAATCAAGGTGACCGAGATCGTCTGCGGCGTTCTGCTGATCCTCGGCATGTTCGTACCGCTGGCCCTGGTCGTGCTGGCGCCGGTCGCGCTCAACATTCTGCTGTTCCACGTCTTCCTGGAGCCTTCCGGTCTGGTCTTCGGTCTCGTCCTGCTGGTGTTGGGTCTCTACACCGCCCACCAGCACCGGGAGAGCTTCAGCGGCGTGCTGAAGCGTAGAGCCTGA
- a CDS encoding PQQ-binding-like beta-propeller repeat protein, which yields MATSSRRLAVGTATLAALVAATALPLAASENWPSFRGNGADGTGTGSPPATWNVETGENILFRVPVPGLGHSSPVIWEDRLFLTSAVPDGAEASLKVGLYGDGTPVEGEPPQRFQVLALDKRTGELLWERTAFQGTPAIKRHTKASHTNSTPATDGKVLVAFFGSEGLHAYDLDGTPLWNRQFGVLDSGPYDFPTYEWGFASSPIVHDGRVVIQVDILSQSFVAVLDAATGEDVWRKTREEVATWSTPAVFPRQGGGRQVVLNGYHHIGGYDFDTGEELWRLEGGGDIPVPTPVRAGDGPILITNAHGRLKPIYAIDPDAEGTLDPDHDAMVWFHERLGNYMQTPIVVGDLAYFCYDNGVVTVVDWTTGERLNQKRLGRGASGFSASAVAAGGRIYFNSEVGDVYVIEPGPELNEIAVNELGETLMATPAISGGVIYFRARRHLVAVGAGS from the coding sequence ATGGCCACTTCCTCCAGGAGACTGGCAGTCGGCACGGCCACGTTGGCGGCCCTCGTCGCGGCGACGGCCCTGCCTTTGGCCGCCTCGGAAAACTGGCCTTCCTTCCGCGGCAACGGCGCGGACGGCACCGGCACCGGTTCGCCGCCCGCGACCTGGAACGTGGAGACCGGCGAGAACATCCTCTTCAGGGTCCCGGTTCCCGGCCTCGGACACTCGAGTCCGGTCATCTGGGAGGACCGCCTCTTTCTCACGTCGGCGGTTCCCGACGGCGCCGAGGCGTCGCTCAAGGTCGGGCTCTACGGTGACGGTACGCCGGTCGAGGGCGAACCGCCCCAGCGCTTCCAGGTGCTGGCCCTCGACAAGCGGACCGGCGAACTCCTGTGGGAACGAACGGCCTTCCAGGGTACGCCCGCGATCAAGCGGCACACGAAGGCGTCCCACACGAACTCAACGCCCGCGACCGATGGCAAGGTCCTCGTGGCCTTCTTCGGCTCGGAGGGACTCCACGCCTACGACCTGGACGGAACCCCGTTGTGGAACCGTCAGTTCGGCGTCCTCGACTCGGGTCCCTACGACTTCCCCACCTACGAGTGGGGCTTCGCCAGCTCGCCGATCGTTCACGATGGCAGGGTCGTCATCCAGGTCGACATCCTGAGTCAGTCCTTCGTCGCCGTTCTGGATGCGGCAACCGGAGAGGACGTCTGGCGGAAGACGCGCGAGGAGGTCGCCACCTGGAGCACGCCGGCCGTCTTTCCGCGCCAAGGCGGTGGCCGTCAGGTAGTTCTCAACGGCTACCACCACATCGGCGGCTACGACTTCGACACGGGCGAAGAACTCTGGCGCCTCGAGGGCGGCGGCGACATCCCCGTGCCCACGCCGGTCCGGGCTGGCGACGGTCCGATCCTGATCACCAACGCTCATGGCCGGCTGAAGCCGATCTATGCGATCGACCCGGATGCCGAGGGCACGCTCGATCCCGACCACGACGCGATGGTCTGGTTCCACGAACGGCTGGGGAACTACATGCAGACGCCGATCGTGGTCGGCGACCTCGCCTACTTCTGCTACGACAACGGGGTCGTCACGGTCGTCGACTGGACGACCGGCGAACGCCTGAACCAGAAGCGTCTGGGACGCGGCGCGTCGGGCTTCAGCGCCTCGGCCGTCGCCGCCGGCGGGCGCATCTACTTCAACAGCGAAGTCGGTGACGTCTACGTCATCGAGCCGGGTCCTGAGCTCAACGAGATCGCCGTCAACGAACTGGGCGAAACCCTGATGGCAACGCCGGCCATCTCGGGCGGCGTCATCTACTTCCGGGCGCGCCGACACCTGGTCGCGGTCGGCGCGGGTTCATAG
- a CDS encoding PQQ-binding-like beta-propeller repeat protein produces the protein MKTPANVPPVRRLLVAAVLVTATAPSLAAASDNWPSFRGNAADGNGTGTPPATWNVESGENVLFRVAVPGLGHSSPVIWGDRLFLTSSVPEGEEASLKVGLYGDIAPVVGEPPQRYVVLAYDKRSGELLWQQTAFEGTPAIKRHTKASHTNSTPATDGEVLVVFFGSEGLHAYDLDGKPLWNRQFGVLDSGYFVVKTAQWGFASSPLVHDGRVIIQVDVQGDSFLAALDAATGEDVWRTGREEIPTWSTPAVFPRSDGSRQIVVNGYQHIGGYDFDTGKELWRLEGGGDIPVPTPIRAGADGPILITSAHGPMRPVYAVDPDAAGGIDPGHEAMLWFHERLGNYMQTPIVVGDFAYFGFDNGVVTVFDWKSGERVAQQRLGRGASGFTASPVAAGGRIYMNSEDGDVYVLEAGEELNEVAVNEIGETLMATPAISDGVIYFRARRHLIAVGGGS, from the coding sequence ATGAAGACGCCAGCCAACGTTCCCCCGGTTCGACGCCTGCTCGTTGCCGCCGTACTCGTCACCGCAACAGCGCCCTCCCTCGCCGCAGCCTCCGACAACTGGCCGTCTTTCCGCGGCAACGCCGCCGACGGCAACGGCACCGGAACGCCACCGGCCACCTGGAACGTCGAGAGCGGCGAGAACGTCCTCTTCCGCGTCGCCGTGCCGGGCCTCGGCCACTCGAGCCCGGTGATCTGGGGCGACCGCCTGTTTCTGACCTCGTCCGTACCCGAGGGTGAAGAGGCCTCGCTCAAGGTCGGCCTCTACGGCGACATCGCGCCCGTCGTGGGCGAGCCTCCCCAACGCTACGTGGTCCTCGCCTACGACAAGCGGAGCGGCGAGCTTCTCTGGCAGCAAACGGCCTTCGAAGGCACGCCGGCGATCAAGCGTCACACGAAGGCATCCCACACGAACTCGACGCCGGCCACCGACGGCGAGGTGCTGGTGGTCTTCTTCGGCTCCGAAGGGCTCCACGCCTATGACCTGGACGGCAAGCCGCTCTGGAACCGGCAGTTCGGCGTGCTCGACTCGGGCTACTTCGTGGTCAAGACCGCGCAGTGGGGGTTCGCGAGTTCACCCCTGGTCCACGACGGCCGCGTGATCATCCAGGTCGACGTACAGGGCGACTCCTTCCTCGCGGCGCTCGACGCGGCCACCGGCGAGGACGTCTGGCGCACCGGGCGCGAAGAGATTCCCACATGGAGCACGCCCGCCGTGTTCCCGCGTAGCGACGGCAGCCGCCAGATTGTCGTCAACGGCTACCAGCACATCGGCGGCTACGACTTCGACACGGGGAAGGAACTCTGGCGGCTCGAAGGCGGCGGCGACATCCCGGTGCCGACGCCCATCCGCGCCGGCGCCGACGGTCCGATCCTCATCACCAGCGCCCACGGCCCGATGCGTCCGGTCTACGCGGTCGATCCGGACGCCGCCGGCGGGATCGATCCCGGGCACGAGGCGATGCTCTGGTTCCACGAGCGGCTCGGGAACTACATGCAGACGCCGATCGTGGTCGGGGACTTCGCGTACTTCGGCTTCGACAACGGCGTCGTCACCGTGTTCGACTGGAAGAGCGGCGAGCGAGTGGCGCAGCAGCGTCTCGGCCGCGGCGCCTCCGGTTTCACTGCCTCGCCGGTCGCGGCCGGCGGCCGCATCTACATGAACAGCGAGGACGGCGACGTCTACGTCCTGGAGGCCGGTGAAGAACTCAACGAAGTGGCCGTCAACGAGATCGGCGAGACCCTGATGGCAACGCCGGCGATCTCGGACGGCGTCATCTACTTCCGGGCGCGGCGTCACCTGATCGCTGTCGGTGGCGGTTCGTAG
- a CDS encoding histone deacetylase, producing MHTVPRGFPERPERLQLALPYLRERGWDLVEAGSAGSVGGMVGQSRRLAGLVHDPEYIERMEAAVADVAELAAKGDFPRRPTPMLDTNDNPLSPGTADAAWAAVDAALAAGDHVMLGAGHRAMSVTRPPGHHCERDRAMGFCYLNQIAILAQGLIDVHGVERVAILDFDVHHGNGTQHLFDHRADVAYLSVHQYPFYPGTGAASERGIGEGEGTTVNAPLPAGSGDDVYSEVMADLLLPAVRSFDPDVLLVSAGFDAWRNDPIAGMELTEESFHRFGVDLAELAEDVCDGRLVSVLEGGYDLNALPRLIDVYLRGTVGASLDA from the coding sequence GTGCACACTGTACCGAGGGGGTTTCCGGAGCGGCCGGAACGCCTGCAGCTTGCTCTGCCCTACCTGAGGGAGCGGGGCTGGGACCTGGTCGAAGCGGGCTCGGCAGGGTCGGTCGGCGGAATGGTCGGGCAGAGCCGCCGGCTGGCCGGTCTTGTCCACGATCCCGAGTACATCGAGCGGATGGAGGCGGCGGTCGCCGACGTCGCCGAGTTGGCGGCGAAGGGCGACTTCCCGCGTCGACCGACGCCGATGCTCGACACGAACGACAATCCGCTGTCGCCGGGGACGGCGGACGCCGCCTGGGCCGCCGTCGATGCCGCGCTTGCGGCGGGCGACCACGTCATGCTGGGCGCGGGCCACCGGGCGATGAGCGTGACCCGGCCACCCGGACATCACTGCGAACGGGACCGGGCGATGGGCTTCTGCTATCTGAACCAGATCGCCATCCTTGCCCAGGGCCTGATCGACGTGCACGGCGTCGAGCGTGTGGCAATCCTGGACTTCGACGTCCACCATGGCAACGGGACCCAGCACCTCTTCGATCACCGGGCCGACGTGGCCTACCTGAGCGTCCACCAGTACCCCTTCTACCCCGGTACCGGGGCCGCCAGCGAGCGGGGGATTGGCGAAGGCGAGGGCACGACGGTGAACGCGCCGCTGCCGGCCGGCAGCGGCGACGACGTCTACAGCGAGGTCATGGCCGATCTGCTGCTCCCGGCGGTGCGCTCGTTCGACCCGGACGTGCTGCTGGTGTCGGCCGGCTTCGACGCCTGGCGCAACGACCCGATCGCCGGCATGGAGCTGACCGAGGAGAGCTTCCACCGCTTCGGCGTCGACCTGGCCGAGCTGGCCGAGGACGTCTGCGACGGTCGGCTCGTGTCCGTGCTCGAAGGCGGCTACGACCTGAACGCGCTGCCCAGGCTGATCGACGTTTACCTGCGGGGCACGGTGGGCGCTTCGCTGGACGCCTGA
- a CDS encoding HPF/RaiA family ribosome-associated protein: MRTKPSFPIRIRSRNVQLSDDLKQSIESEAAALKRFNSRIVDCEVTIAGPGRNHRGGLAFDVVVKVALPGPDVVVHRSAAASIPVAINQSFATARRRVKRQAHLRRRRVPFNRTSGVGRRGRPRRGNGRRLARA; the protein is encoded by the coding sequence TTGAGAACCAAGCCGAGCTTCCCGATCAGGATACGCTCCCGGAACGTCCAGCTGAGCGATGACCTGAAGCAGTCGATCGAGTCCGAGGCGGCGGCGCTGAAGCGCTTCAACTCCCGGATCGTCGACTGCGAAGTGACGATCGCCGGTCCCGGCCGGAATCACCGGGGCGGCCTCGCGTTCGACGTCGTGGTCAAGGTCGCCCTGCCCGGACCGGACGTGGTGGTCCATCGCTCGGCCGCGGCCTCCATCCCGGTCGCGATCAACCAGTCGTTCGCCACCGCCCGCCGCCGCGTCAAGCGACAGGCCCACCTCCGCCGCCGCCGCGTGCCGTTCAACCGCACCTCCGGCGTCGGCCGCCGCGGCCGGCCGCGCCGCGGCAACGGCCGCCGGCTCGCGCGGGCGTAG